The DNA window AAAGTTCGCAACACCTTCCTAGGAGATGAAAGCGTCGAACCATTCCACGCTCATGACAGAGCGGCCGACCACAACAGTGCGAAAATACACCTCACCTTTAGcgctctctttgtcttcgtctgcaGGTCATCGGTGGCCTTGGGGTCGAGATGTATCTGCAAGAGCCTGCGCCGCtcagagaaaaagcggagaaaagtTACTGAAAAGTTAAACAATGCTACAGAGCCGCCAAGGGAAGCATTCTCAAGAAGAGTTGCGTCAAGTCCATAGTGACCTTGAACCACGAAGCAAGATGCAATCTCCCTTCACTGTCAGCGGCGCCTGCCGAATATTCCAGCATTCACCAACCGTGAGGGATGAGCAGATGCGTGGCATATCTGCTGAACATGTGTGACCACCGGCTAGCGAATCAACACGATTATGCGACAATATCGGTCTCCAATCACCGGAATAAATTAAGCCGCGTTTTCGGATGACGTTTCCATTGACCCTGGAGATTTTCCCGAGGCCTCCTGAGCAGGGACCGGACTCTCAGCTCCTGTGAAGCCTTTCCACGTGAACAGGACCAGATGTCGTAGCATCGCGCGTGAGGGAATCCTTTCCCGTTGGCGGTGGACATCGAAGAGGGGTAGTCACGGCCTCGAAGGATCAACGTGAGCGCCGAGCTAATGACGACGAcgcttttctgcatgcgtatgTCACGACATTCCGGATGAAGAAGAGCCCGCGCGAAGGAACTCACTTGCGAAGAACGTCAGCTTCGGCAACTGCCATGGCGTGGTCCGGAGTGTGACGCCCGATTTGACCTAAAGTCCTGGAAACCAAACACGTGCGTTGCCTAGCGAACGGTGGTTCAACACCATCGGATGAGACCATTCACTTCAGTTGTCACCAGTATCTGTGGTAGATCGACAAAAAACGGATCCAGAAGTCTAACAATAGATGCCCGCGATTACTATGCAACAGATTCCTTGACAAACCGCCTGAAGGTTTGTTCACCAAAATATGCTCTCTCTAGTGTCCTCCTGGGGTGCCTGCCAGTCTCGTACGCTAACTGGACTCGCGCTCTAGccgtatacatacatatatggcTATGTAATAAGATATCGGCTCTGGGTGCGCAGACGCCTGTATTCGTGTAAAAGTATGCACATACAACAACAAACTGTCTGTTTTTCACAACACAGTCCATTCTGACACGAGAAAGTGTGTACTACAGTATCGCGAGTCACATCCGTGTTCCGAAAACGCCCCTCACCAGGCGGCTGCGGCCTTCAGGTGGTCTTCCAGCTCCTCTACCAAAGCGTGCTTGAGAGGCGGAATACCCTTGGAAACAATGATTGCCAGCGCAAGCGTTTCCGAGAACGCCGCAATATAACCCAGGGCCATGATGCCAGGCAGCCTGTGGACCGGCGAACGATAGGGAGGGgactggagagacgccaAAGATATGCGCGGATTTTATTTTTCATCTCATGCTCATCCGATCCAGGTAGTCTGAGGAGAGCACAACTATCATAGGTCAGCGTGGAACCGATGAGAACCGTTGACGTGGAAATCCTGTCGTGACCACAGGTTCGCTTGGTCTGCCGCTGAGAGGCTGCAAACGCACTGCCGCATCTCTCCTAACATCCTACAGAAAGTCGCCGACAACATTCGCGTACCTGTTGTTTCCCCGAGCATCAGTGATATTATCAACAAGTGCCGCAACACCGCCTGGCCATACAGACATAATAGCATCGTATCCCATAAGAACGCGCCTTTTCGTAAGGGCGTgcacatgtgtatgcatacatatatgtagatagatgAGGGTTTTCTTGCGAGCAGGACACATGCAAATTGCTGTGAgtttgcttctccctcgcgaaAAAAATAGGTGGATCGTATGGTGGTATGCTATTCATGGAAGATCAAGCCCGGTTTGCGCACCAGCGTTCACAACGAACTTGGCAAGGTCTTGGGTGTGTCGGACGATCTCCCGAATGCAAGTCGCTGCATTTTTCCTGCTCGCAAAAGCCAGGCAGCATACTTAGGTTCGGGAGTTGAAGTGGTCTCGCCAGGGAATCACAAATCGACGTGTTTGATAATCTCGGCGCGGCGTCTAACTATCAGCGAAGCTATCCTGACGCAAGACAAACTTTCGTTGGTGGCCCTTGAAACGCGACGCTTGCTTCACAGCTGCGCGCACCGGGCCCCGTTATCTCGCTGCGTGACTTGCTGCTATTTCTGTTAGAATCTCGGAGACCGAATGCGGATGGCCATGACGAACTGACTCCACCTGAGTACAGCCCTGTTGATCGACTTCACCTCAGAAGATTAGAGTGAAATATACCTCCCTCCATTGGTTTCTTTCAACGAATTCCAGGCCTTTTAAGTGGTGTTACGAACCGGTTAACTAGTATAGTGGCGTACTGGAGTCTGCAACAAAAACATTTAGCTGTGCCGTCAGAGGAGCTACAAACTAACGGATGAGCACGTACCTGACAACCTCATCTGGGTCCTGGAGGCAATGAAGGATTTTGGGAAAAATTTCTGCCTCTACAACTATCTGCTCAGACACATAACAAGTCAGAGAGGTCAACTGCTGTCATGTGAAGGCAGCAACTTCGTCGTCACCCATCGAGGCCTCGTTGAACCCAGGGAGACCATAAACAATCCCGGAACCCACATAATCTCTGCCAAGAGGCAGAAGTGTTCAGTTCCAGTTTTTTCTTAAAGGTAACACGGAAGCGCACATTCTTCTGTCGTGCAAACTCTATCCCGCATGCGGAAACGTACCACAAAATGAACCGGCAACTGGCTTCGCTCTATCCAGTCACCAGAAAAGCAGACTCTTATTTTATCGACTTGACGTATGGAAGCTGTACCGTCTCCGAAAGTCCGGTAGAGCATACGGTGTGCTATGACTAGAAATATCTGCAGTTGTGCCTGCCAATATCATCGTTCAAGTTGACTGGATTCTCTGAAAAGCTTGGAACACAAAGTAGCCGAAGGTCGTGGCCACCACGTAATGCGGAATGGTAACTTCATATATTTGTTTTTGGAATCTGATACTCAAAATTAACGTTAGTTTCCGAGGCATGAGGCGGCTTCGGTGCGGGATCTGATCCGTAGATCTGAGCCATTGGCTTCACGCCACAGATTCTGTTACTTGAGCTGCAGTTCAAGTTTACGATATTTCAAACCTGCAGATTTACTACGTTCGATAGTTCTCATCTATTCCATCTTACCTTCTGATTCACGCAAGAGTAGCGGCAACACATAGCTCTCATCTGCATCTTCCATCAACAGCTTACCTCAGCCAGGTCTACCGAGTGAGTCGCAATTTTCCCAAGGCATGCACACACCTGCCGGATATCCAAAAAGCATGTTGCGTTGAAGTGGTGTTGCTGCACATAATGTCTTCTGGCGAGTTGTTCCAAAGGGTAAGCTTCCCAGTTGAAAGGACAGGAGGCCCTCTCCGGTCTGCTCTGTCCTCGGAAGCAAGCACCCCCTCCAGAAATACATAGCGTGGCGAGTTTTCTGTCGCATGCTGATCCTCTTCCGTCGATGGATCCGGCGGACGCATACGTTGCTTGTAGAGAGCCTGTTATATGCCTCAGCAGATGCTGTGTGATGAGAGAGGTATTCACAAAAACCCGTGGTTTCTCGGGTTTTTGCGATAGCAGTTGTTGCATCAACGACGTATGTAGCACAGGGATTCTCAGCCGGGGTGTGTCAGCTAACCTGGCGCTTCAGAGCGGCATCTGCATGAGAGATTTCCTTCGCTAGAAGTGGCACGGCTCCGATGTCGCAAGCAGCCTGATCGTCGGAAACGCGGGGAACACTAAACGGCCATTTAGTCTAGCTTGGCCACATCGATGCAAATGCTTATACAGAATGGAACGATCCGCAAGGCTGGTTGGCATTAGAGCAAGAAATTTCCAAGCAAGTCAGACAGCTGACATACGCATGATGAGTAATAAGCCTGCCACACAAAGGCGCATCCCTCGTATCCAGTTAGCTCATGTCCTACAACAGGTGACATTCTGACCTCCAAACATGTCTCGATTCAGGGACTGATCCAGGTTAAAAACAAAGAGTTCTCTACTGGGTGAAACAGGTGTGGATTCGTGCTGTAGCGTATTCCCACCGGTACTCTGATCATGGCGAGCCTTTGGTTCCGTATCCGTCTCTTGAGTCGCTCCGCATCGGTAGCTCTACCTGTGCCAGCTCGGGAGAATGCTTGGCGATGTCACTCAGAGCGGACGCCGAGATCCTTTTGAGTGGAAGCTCTGGCTCCTGGAAGCAGAGTACCAGGAGGGGCACAGCCCCCGAGTCGACGACAGCCTGGGCCAGAGACTCTGAATGCCTAGCAATGTATCctgaaggcgaaagaaaagggggaacATGCAgcgttgtctctccctgGGCCGGCTCCACGTTTCCGAGAGTCGCCAGAAAAGTGGTT is part of the Neospora caninum Liverpool complete genome, chromosome II genome and encodes:
- a CDS encoding putative armadillo/beta-catenin-like repeat protein, which encodes MSRGIVQVFEEYQKARVQFVQTVADLSSRPQNIETLHSAVGQACHEVGRFYKRSAAFVIRAVSKHSAELAQAVVDSGALEALTTCLEEFDPQVKESAAWAIGYIARHSESLAQAVVDSGAVPLLVLCFQEPELPLKRISASALSDIAKHSPELAQAACDIGAVPLLAKEISHADAALKRQVCACLGKIATHSVDLAEIVVEAEIFPKILHCLQDPDEVVRKNAATCIREIVRHTQDLAKFVVNAGGVAALVDNITDARGNNRLPGIMALGYIAAFSETLALAIIVSKGIPPLKHALVEELEDHLKAAAAWTLGQIGRHTPDHAMAVAEADVLRKLLQIHLDPKATDDLQTKTKRALKSILQKCTHLAALEPLLNEAPPPILKYVVQQFAKVLPNDVQGRRSFVQSGGLEQLLRIRNSEAGSSVADFVEEITELYPPEIVNYYSPGYSAMLLQKLDESIAAPAAVS